In Gammaproteobacteria bacterium, one genomic interval encodes:
- a CDS encoding GatB/YqeY domain-containing protein produces the protein MSELKSRITEDMKTAMRGGDKARLGVIRMLQAAIKQREVDERIELDDAAIVAIVEKMIKQRRDSIQQFNDGGRPELAEQEAFEIEQIKDYMPQPLSEEALAAMIEQAIAETGAESAKDMGKVMGWIKPRVAGRADMGALSGRIKARLG, from the coding sequence ATGTCCGAACTCAAGTCCCGCATCACCGAAGACATGAAGACCGCCATGCGTGGCGGCGACAAGGCGCGCCTGGGCGTGATCCGCATGCTGCAGGCAGCGATCAAGCAGCGCGAAGTGGACGAACGCATCGAACTCGACGACGCCGCGATCGTGGCCATCGTCGAGAAGATGATCAAGCAACGCCGCGATTCGATCCAGCAGTTCAACGACGGTGGCCGCCCTGAACTGGCGGAGCAGGAGGCCTTCGAGATCGAGCAGATCAAGGACTACATGCCGCAGCCGCTGTCCGAGGAGGCCCTGGCCGCGATGATCGAGCAGGCCATCGCCGAAACCGGTGCCGAATCGGCCAAGGACATGGGCAAGGTGATGGGCTGGATCAAGCCGCGCGTCGCCGGGCGGGCCGACATGGGCGCGCTGTCGGGCCGCATCAAGGCGCGCCTGGGCTGA
- the rpsU gene encoding 30S ribosomal protein S21, with protein sequence MPSVRVRENEPFEVALRRFKRTCEKAGVLTDVRKHEYFEKPSQERKRKRAAAVKRQLKRVSRDVSRRTRMY encoded by the coding sequence ATGCCTAGCGTCCGCGTCCGCGAAAACGAGCCGTTCGAAGTTGCCCTGCGCCGTTTCAAGCGCACCTGCGAGAAAGCCGGTGTCCTCACCGATGTCCGCAAGCACGAATACTTCGAAAAGCCGAGCCAGGAGCGCAAGCGCAAGCGTGCCGCCGCTGTGAAACGCCAGTTGAAGCGCGTTTCCCGCGACGTGTCGCGCCGCACGCGCATGTACTGA